Proteins encoded in a region of the Bactrocera tryoni isolate S06 chromosome 4, CSIRO_BtryS06_freeze2, whole genome shotgun sequence genome:
- the LOC120776041 gene encoding uncharacterized protein LOC120776041: MLQGRDNGQNFATSGRAEFYTIVFDESPDLSGKAQISVVLRHVDFSSGEACIPDDFVSFLDAFGQLAEGTESEESEDEDGLMAYRTAGKNDRTDEELSLSGSAIGGIVLGDMKKMNPRMEKYAWIGTEYLCGHAVRYRSSQRNSEKSKK; encoded by the exons ATGCTGCAGGGCAGAGATAATGGACAAAATTTTGCAACGAGTGGCCGTGCTGAGTTTTACACGATTGTTTTCGATGAATCTCCAGATCTGTCGGGAAAAGCTCAG ATTAGCGTTGTACTCAGACACGTCGATTTTTCTTCTGGCGAAGCATGCATACCAGATGACTTTGTATCTTTTTTGGACGCATTCGGTCAACTCGCGGAGGGCACAGAATCAGAAGAAAGCGAGGATGAAGATGGATTAATGGCTTACAGGACTGCTGGAAAAAATGACCGAACCGATGAAGAATTGTCTCTAAGTGGATCTGCCATCGGGGGCATTGTTCTTGGAGACATGAAGAAAATGAATCCCCGAATGGAGAAATACGCTTGGATAGGGACTGAATATTTGTGCGGTCATGCTGTCAGATATCGGAGCAGTCAACGAAATtcggaaaaaagcaaaaaatga